In Halobacterium sp. CBA1132, a genomic segment contains:
- the gdhB gene encoding glutamate dehydrogenase GdhB → MSSTSTHHDESPEEASEPESALQTARRQLQHAADHLDIDPNIVERLKHPKKVHEVTVPIERENGDVEVYTGYRAQHDSVRGPFKGGLRYHPEVTREECVGLGMWMTWKCAVMDIPFGGAKGGIAVNPKDLTEDEKEQLTRRFTDETRSVIGPTTDIPAPDMGTDPQTMAWLMDAYSMQEGETIPGVVTGKPPIVGGSKGRDAAPGRSVAIIAREAIDYYDKDIKKTSIAVQGFGSVGSNAAKLLDSWGANVVAVSDVNGGIYDANGLDTHAIPSHHEEPEAVMTHEAPETVTNDELLELDVDVVIPAAIGNVLTEANADDVMADIIIEGANGPTTSAASAVFAEREVPVVPDILANAGGVTVSYFEWLQDINRRAWSLERVNNELETEMLAAWQDVREEFETRDVTWRDAAYIVALSRIAEAHETRGLWP, encoded by the coding sequence ATGTCCTCGACATCAACACACCACGACGAATCCCCCGAGGAAGCCAGTGAACCGGAGTCGGCACTGCAGACGGCGCGTCGACAACTCCAGCATGCCGCCGACCACCTCGACATCGACCCGAACATCGTCGAGCGACTCAAACACCCCAAGAAAGTCCACGAAGTCACGGTTCCAATCGAGCGAGAGAACGGCGACGTGGAGGTGTACACCGGGTATCGCGCACAACACGACAGTGTCCGTGGCCCGTTCAAAGGCGGCCTCCGCTATCACCCCGAGGTGACGCGCGAGGAGTGCGTCGGGCTCGGGATGTGGATGACGTGGAAGTGCGCCGTGATGGACATCCCCTTCGGGGGCGCGAAAGGCGGCATCGCCGTCAACCCCAAAGATCTCACCGAAGACGAGAAGGAACAGCTGACGCGTCGCTTCACCGACGAGACCCGCTCAGTTATCGGTCCGACGACGGACATCCCCGCACCAGACATGGGGACGGACCCGCAGACGATGGCGTGGCTGATGGACGCCTACTCGATGCAGGAAGGCGAAACAATCCCTGGCGTCGTCACCGGCAAACCACCGATCGTTGGCGGCAGCAAGGGTCGTGATGCAGCGCCCGGCCGGAGCGTCGCGATCATCGCCCGCGAAGCGATCGACTACTACGACAAAGACATCAAAAAGACCTCGATTGCCGTGCAGGGATTCGGGAGCGTCGGGTCGAACGCGGCGAAACTGCTCGACAGTTGGGGCGCCAACGTCGTCGCCGTGAGCGACGTCAACGGCGGCATCTACGACGCGAACGGCCTCGATACGCACGCGATCCCCTCTCACCACGAGGAGCCCGAAGCCGTGATGACCCACGAGGCCCCGGAGACGGTGACCAACGACGAGCTACTCGAACTGGACGTCGACGTGGTGATTCCGGCGGCAATCGGCAACGTCCTGACGGAAGCGAATGCCGACGACGTGATGGCCGACATCATCATCGAGGGCGCTAACGGGCCGACGACGAGCGCCGCGAGCGCGGTCTTCGCCGAGCGAGAGGTCCCTGTCGTCCCGGATATCTTGGCCAACGCCGGTGGAGTCACCGTGAGTTACTTCGAGTGGCTTCAGGATATCAATCGGCGCGCGTGGTCGCTCGAACGCGTCAACAACGAACTGGAAACGGAGATGCTGGCCGCCTGGCAGGACGTTCGAGAGGAATTCGAGACGCGCGACGTGACGTGGCGCGACGCGGCGTACATCGTTGCGCTCTCACGAATAGCGGAAGCCCACGAAACGCGCGGGCTCTGGCCGTAG
- a CDS encoding RNA-guided endonuclease TnpB family protein, which translates to MEYSHRYPAYPTQEVAAELERHIDIHRQAYNYTLYEYENVDADDIGSAYKHHYRLPDWKDEFPVFSEVNSKALQRTVTRFYQNLDGLSEQKQNGNKVGKLKWKSPRGFQSMTYSQSGFELKNTSGRHATLWLSKIGDIKIRYHRDISDKADIKEVTFKKETTGDWFVSFGLETDDADLPEKPDVDSLDASNSVGIDLGIQNYVHTSDGKTVDWLDLEDEYDRLQREQRKLSRKEQGSNNYEKQRREVAKVKRHIKRKVLDYQHKITTWLVREYDAVFVEDLDVKRMLEQSHNARNKQDAAWRQFITLLEYKADLYGCHVKQIEARGTTKECASCGVETAKSIWVREHSCPSCGFETDRDANAAMNVLQRGFSELGLGWPEDTPVETALPTDTPDFQRVSAKRVVETGSLGA; encoded by the coding sequence ATGGAGTACAGTCACCGCTACCCCGCATACCCAACACAAGAGGTAGCGGCTGAACTGGAACGTCACATCGACATTCATCGCCAAGCGTACAACTACACCCTGTACGAGTACGAGAACGTAGACGCTGATGACATCGGTTCCGCGTACAAACACCACTACCGACTTCCTGACTGGAAAGACGAGTTCCCCGTCTTCTCGGAAGTCAACTCGAAGGCTCTGCAACGAACCGTCACACGGTTCTACCAGAACCTCGACGGCCTTTCCGAGCAGAAACAGAACGGGAACAAGGTGGGGAAGCTCAAATGGAAGTCACCGAGGGGGTTCCAGAGTATGACGTACTCGCAGTCCGGCTTCGAACTCAAAAACACGAGTGGCCGACACGCGACACTCTGGCTCTCCAAAATCGGCGACATCAAAATACGCTACCACCGCGACATCTCCGACAAAGCGGACATCAAAGAAGTCACGTTCAAAAAAGAGACGACCGGTGACTGGTTCGTCTCATTCGGTCTCGAAACCGACGACGCTGACTTACCCGAGAAACCCGACGTAGACTCGCTCGACGCGAGTAACAGCGTCGGGATTGACCTCGGAATCCAGAACTACGTCCACACCAGCGACGGCAAGACGGTGGATTGGCTCGACCTCGAAGACGAATACGACCGACTCCAACGCGAGCAACGCAAACTCTCACGGAAGGAGCAAGGGTCGAACAACTACGAGAAACAGCGTCGGGAAGTGGCGAAGGTCAAGCGTCATATCAAACGGAAGGTGCTGGACTACCAGCACAAGATTACGACGTGGCTCGTCCGTGAGTACGACGCGGTGTTTGTCGAGGATTTGGACGTGAAGAGAATGTTGGAACAGTCGCACAACGCTCGCAACAAGCAGGACGCGGCGTGGCGACAGTTCATCACCCTCCTCGAATACAAAGCCGACCTGTACGGCTGTCACGTCAAGCAGATCGAAGCGCGAGGCACCACCAAGGAATGTGCGTCGTGTGGGGTGGAGACAGCGAAGTCCATCTGGGTACGGGAACACTCCTGTCCGTCGTGCGGATTCGAGACGGACAGGGACGCGAACGCGGCGATGAACGTCCTTCAACGCGGCTTTTCTGAACTAGGGCTGGGATGGCCCGAAGATACGCCCGTGGAGACTGCGCTCCCTACGGACACACCTGACTTTCAGCGTGTGTCTGCAAAGCGCGTCGTGGAAACGGGAAGCCTCGGGGCTTGA
- a CDS encoding winged helix-turn-helix domain-containing protein, producing the protein MTVEHPGTQTRGAGEDRLAESTVEYVAFLTRSEHRFHVLNLLADGARSREALRDQLDATRVTLSRILGDLEDRELIRRRTLDREYELSAFGEAVHRDLVRLQDTITVGQTYPRLISRLPTDWFDFDLRCLADGEHVHGNSEDPLAAARVIANAIRGGASCESLVGTFTSLPMYGYEQAIQNGTDPEVCVVFDSNVTDTMVEDPSLRAKWREIQSQTDSIVYFSLDERVPCTVDLVDGETVFLTVDREHETGFDIISCSHPDVVAWADRVIAEYRDRAVPLADRTSDAT; encoded by the coding sequence ATGACAGTCGAACACCCGGGAACGCAAACGAGGGGTGCGGGGGAGGACCGGCTGGCCGAGAGCACGGTCGAGTACGTGGCGTTCCTCACCCGCTCGGAACACCGCTTTCACGTCCTGAACCTGCTGGCGGACGGCGCCCGCTCCCGGGAGGCGCTGCGCGACCAGTTGGACGCCACCCGAGTGACCCTGAGCCGCATTCTCGGCGACCTCGAAGACCGGGAGCTCATCCGGCGACGAACCCTCGACAGGGAGTACGAACTGTCCGCGTTCGGTGAAGCCGTCCACCGCGACCTCGTGCGGCTGCAGGACACGATAACGGTCGGGCAGACCTACCCCCGGCTGATTTCGCGGCTCCCCACAGACTGGTTCGACTTCGACCTCCGCTGTCTCGCCGACGGCGAACACGTCCACGGGAACAGCGAGGACCCGCTCGCGGCCGCCCGCGTCATCGCAAACGCCATCAGGGGCGGAGCCTCCTGCGAGTCACTCGTCGGGACGTTCACCTCGCTCCCGATGTACGGGTACGAACAGGCCATCCAGAACGGGACCGACCCCGAGGTGTGCGTCGTCTTCGACTCGAACGTCACTGACACGATGGTCGAGGACCCCTCGCTGCGCGCGAAGTGGCGGGAAATCCAGTCTCAGACCGATTCGATCGTGTACTTCAGTCTCGACGAACGCGTCCCCTGTACCGTCGACCTCGTCGACGGCGAAACGGTGTTTCTCACCGTCGACCGGGAGCACGAGACCGGGTTCGACATCATCTCGTGCTCGCATCCCGACGTCGTCGCGTGGGCCGACCGGGTAATCGCCGAGTATCGCGACCGTGCGGTACCGCTCGCCGACCGGACGAGCGACGCGACTTGA
- a CDS encoding TRIC cation channel family protein, which yields MIQDALTGLFGDPFAVMNTIGLVAFALVGSSKAIREEFDVFGIAIVGLAMAFVGGATRDLLVTRVPLVLQSPIEVALGLLGVGLAITLSVGLESPDTHPVVLIADAIGLAAFATTGAIVATDVGVSAFGIVAIATINAVGGGAFADILLDRAPFILFEDFYASCAVLGGAAYWLTGIIGASGSTAAVACAVVTVGTRLVAVTYDWHLPTVEELALRRE from the coding sequence GTGATTCAGGACGCCCTTACCGGTCTCTTCGGCGACCCATTCGCGGTGATGAACACAATCGGGCTGGTCGCGTTCGCCCTCGTCGGGTCATCGAAGGCGATTCGCGAGGAGTTCGACGTGTTCGGAATCGCCATCGTCGGGCTGGCGATGGCGTTCGTCGGTGGCGCGACTCGCGACTTGCTCGTCACGCGAGTGCCGCTCGTCCTGCAGTCCCCGATCGAGGTCGCGCTGGGGCTACTCGGCGTCGGGTTAGCGATTACGCTGAGCGTCGGCTTGGAGTCCCCCGACACCCATCCAGTCGTACTCATCGCGGACGCAATCGGGCTCGCTGCTTTCGCCACGACGGGTGCTATCGTCGCCACCGACGTGGGCGTCTCGGCGTTCGGCATCGTCGCAATCGCGACGATCAACGCCGTCGGCGGCGGGGCGTTCGCGGACATCCTCCTCGATCGAGCCCCGTTCATCCTCTTCGAGGACTTCTACGCGAGTTGCGCCGTCCTCGGAGGTGCGGCGTACTGGCTGACCGGCATAATCGGCGCGAGTGGCAGCACGGCCGCTGTCGCGTGTGCAGTAGTGACTGTGGGAACACGATTGGTCGCGGTCACGTACGATTGGCACCTCCCGACCGTCGAGGAGTTAGCACTACGTCGCGAGTGA
- a CDS encoding rubrerythrin-like domain-containing protein: MRDVNQNSAEESPYECFECGNVVLSEDNPGQCPDCAGNMRNRRTPIE; the protein is encoded by the coding sequence ATGAGGGACGTCAACCAGAACTCAGCCGAGGAATCGCCGTACGAGTGCTTCGAGTGCGGAAACGTCGTGCTATCGGAGGATAATCCAGGGCAGTGCCCCGACTGCGCTGGGAACATGCGAAACCGCCGCACCCCAATCGAATAA
- a CDS encoding bacterio-opsin activator domain-containing protein, whose product MNPKSPGILETSTIAVVGDTAWLTAYVDALEEQLAATVHRVSTAHAARTTLQQTAIDCVVTDYRLPETTGVDLVRSIRETTATLPIILGTADGSETIASTAIEADVTDYIAVTDPVDDTITDALQRTEQALRDAQRAMTQRDRARQFDAAFHDTRSATWVLDRDGALERVNQTARAMIDVDADVVVGDHFWTLPWWPDESQTRADIRRLVETAQRGEFGHAVVTQNGVTGERVLELSVQPVTDERGDLVSIIVDSVDITDRVDLERELRQSEELHRVTLNNMTDTVLMTDEDGEYTYVCPNVHFIFGYTAEEIRELGTIEALLGEDLFDREKLADDGVLKNIETTATDKAGREHTLLVNVREVSIQDGTLLYSCRDITKRKQRERALTTLQETARDFLYAETHQEIAQHVVDDAPDVLDLDASAVYLFDADDNHLQPTAHSQAMRDAHGPLPDVHADGRDLTSHSFVENEARFFADVHDADRLANPATDLRSVAYIPLGNHGVFVAGSTDVGAFDDVTRELADLLAATAEAALDRVDRESQLREQDRELQRQNDRLTTLNQINETIREIDQALVQSETREEIDHTVCERLTADGRFQFAWIGALDSTTETVTPQAWAGTDHGYLDTGAFPVAADAVEPAGRTAATGEVTLVSNVAADLRAAPWRKDAISRDLLSVLSIPIVYNDLSYGVLTVYAETPDAFDETIQTVLAELGETIASAISASERKRALLTTSMTRVEYTVADPSFVLAQLAHAADCTVAYEGGVQQTASGNYVFVTVEDAPLDAVVDVAAGLRTIEDAQRIRGGDTGGVLRLQLTEPFLATELADHGAVLQSATALRAGTEFVIDVPGNAEARNVTQFVTQRFDDVELTAKQTREQASEHGFYASVLDSLTDRQLEVLETAYYSGFFESPRTVTGEAVAESLDISPQAFYQHVRTVQQKLFAALIDEHAPVVFRRAD is encoded by the coding sequence ATGAACCCAAAATCCCCGGGCATCCTCGAAACGTCTACGATCGCCGTTGTCGGCGACACCGCGTGGCTAACGGCGTACGTCGATGCCCTCGAAGAACAGCTTGCTGCGACCGTTCACCGCGTGTCTACGGCGCATGCCGCTCGAACGACGCTCCAACAGACGGCTATCGACTGCGTCGTTACTGATTACAGGCTCCCCGAGACAACAGGGGTCGACCTCGTTCGCAGCATTCGGGAGACGACTGCAACGCTTCCGATCATTCTGGGAACCGCCGACGGGAGTGAGACGATAGCCAGCACGGCGATTGAGGCCGACGTCACTGACTACATCGCTGTTACCGACCCGGTCGACGACACTATCACCGACGCTCTCCAGCGAACCGAGCAGGCCCTACGGGACGCCCAACGGGCGATGACACAGCGCGACCGTGCGCGGCAGTTCGACGCGGCGTTCCACGACACCAGATCAGCGACGTGGGTCCTCGACCGCGATGGTGCACTCGAGCGCGTCAACCAGACAGCCCGCGCCATGATCGACGTGGACGCCGACGTCGTCGTCGGGGATCACTTCTGGACGCTACCGTGGTGGCCCGACGAGAGCCAGACGCGCGCTGACATCCGTCGCCTCGTCGAGACAGCGCAACGCGGCGAGTTCGGGCACGCTGTCGTCACGCAGAACGGCGTCACTGGCGAACGCGTGCTGGAGCTGTCCGTCCAGCCGGTCACCGACGAACGCGGCGACCTCGTCTCGATCATCGTCGACAGCGTCGACATCACCGACCGCGTCGACCTCGAACGGGAACTCCGGCAGTCCGAGGAACTGCACCGCGTCACGCTCAACAATATGACTGACACCGTCCTCATGACTGACGAGGACGGCGAATACACGTACGTTTGCCCGAACGTCCACTTCATCTTTGGATACACCGCCGAGGAGATTCGGGAGCTGGGAACGATCGAAGCCCTGCTGGGCGAGGACTTGTTCGACCGCGAGAAACTCGCTGACGACGGCGTCCTGAAAAACATCGAGACGACGGCTACAGACAAAGCCGGCCGCGAGCATACGCTGCTGGTCAACGTTCGCGAAGTCTCAATTCAGGACGGCACGCTGCTGTACAGCTGTCGCGACATCACGAAGCGCAAACAGCGCGAACGCGCACTCACGACCCTCCAGGAGACCGCGCGGGACTTCCTGTACGCCGAAACACACCAGGAGATCGCCCAGCACGTCGTCGACGACGCCCCCGACGTTCTCGACCTCGATGCGAGTGCCGTCTATCTCTTCGACGCCGACGACAACCACCTCCAGCCGACCGCGCACTCGCAGGCGATGCGCGACGCCCACGGCCCACTGCCAGACGTTCACGCGGACGGCCGCGACCTCACCAGTCACAGCTTCGTCGAGAACGAAGCTCGATTTTTCGCAGATGTCCACGACGCCGACCGCCTCGCCAACCCCGCGACCGACCTCCGGAGCGTCGCGTACATCCCACTCGGCAACCACGGCGTGTTCGTCGCCGGGTCGACCGACGTCGGCGCCTTCGACGACGTGACGCGCGAACTCGCGGACTTGCTGGCGGCGACGGCGGAGGCGGCGCTGGACCGCGTCGACAGGGAGTCCCAGCTCCGCGAGCAGGACCGCGAACTCCAGCGGCAGAACGATCGACTCACCACGCTCAACCAGATCAACGAGACGATTCGGGAGATCGACCAAGCGCTAGTGCAGTCGGAGACCCGCGAGGAGATCGACCACACGGTCTGTGAACGCCTCACCGCCGACGGGCGCTTCCAGTTCGCCTGGATCGGGGCCCTCGATAGCACGACGGAGACCGTGACGCCCCAGGCGTGGGCGGGAACCGACCACGGGTATCTCGATACGGGGGCGTTCCCGGTCGCCGCTGACGCCGTCGAACCGGCGGGTCGGACTGCGGCGACTGGCGAGGTGACACTTGTCTCGAACGTCGCGGCGGACCTCCGAGCGGCCCCGTGGCGCAAGGACGCGATTTCGCGCGATCTGCTGTCCGTGTTGAGCATCCCGATCGTCTACAACGACCTCTCGTACGGCGTTCTGACGGTGTACGCGGAGACGCCCGACGCCTTCGACGAGACGATTCAGACCGTGCTCGCGGAGCTCGGTGAGACGATCGCCTCTGCAATCAGCGCGAGCGAACGCAAGCGAGCGCTGCTCACCACGTCGATGACTCGCGTCGAGTACACGGTTGCCGACCCGTCGTTCGTGCTCGCACAACTCGCTCACGCGGCCGACTGCACAGTCGCCTACGAGGGGGGCGTCCAACAGACGGCTAGCGGAAACTACGTGTTCGTCACCGTCGAGGACGCCCCGCTAGACGCGGTCGTCGACGTGGCGGCCGGTCTCCGCACTATCGAAGACGCCCAGCGGATTCGCGGTGGCGACACCGGGGGTGTGTTGCGACTCCAGTTGACCGAGCCGTTCCTCGCGACGGAACTGGCCGACCACGGCGCGGTCCTGCAGAGTGCAACGGCGTTACGGGCCGGAACGGAGTTCGTCATCGACGTCCCCGGGAACGCTGAGGCCAGAAACGTCACGCAGTTCGTCACCCAGCGCTTCGACGACGTCGAGCTGACGGCGAAGCAGACGCGCGAGCAGGCGTCCGAACACGGCTTTTACGCGTCAGTGCTTGACAGCCTGACTGACAGACAGCTGGAAGTCCTGGAGACGGCGTACTACAGCGGGTTCTTCGAGTCGCCGCGGACGGTGACTGGGGAAGCCGTCGCGGAGTCGCTGGATATCTCACCGCAGGCGTTCTACCAGCACGTCCGGACCGTCCAGCAGAAGCTCTTCGCGGCGTTGATCGACGAGCACGCGCCGGTGGTCTTTCGACGTGCGGACTAA
- a CDS encoding orc1/cdc6 family replication initiation protein → MGIDDSDGSPLDPESLDDSTQTDLSTESSASEGASDTATDEDSESPSQSIEDMLLEFDEQEGLIRDRSLLDPNYVVSEDRIVGRDEQLQEVTKMLRVALGDNRPPNLFLYGPSGTGKSLITKAVCKNISRICDSRDIQFGTVEVNCQDLDTLGVAVYELAQQAADEAGVEVEVPKHGVATKEKWDELYRIVNENFDSVVFVLDELDMLVGRRDKQDPAFSRLLYQLSRAGASDDLTAYISVVAISNDTKMMESVGSRALSSFTPEDVHFDDYDANQLQSILRRRQDAFHDGVVKEEVIPLAAAFAAQTHGDARKAIDLIRVAGELAEREGDAEVREKHVRMAQDKVEKNRVLEVVRGISTQKKLCLYATASVAAQTDGGTARSTTGYQVYQYLTESIDADQYHQETYVNKMKELTTYSLVDFERRSHGPSSGMFLEFQFGERPETILETLREDSRIEMVSTDEVESVVRAQVRHEA, encoded by the coding sequence ATGGGTATCGACGACTCCGATGGCTCCCCTCTTGATCCGGAGTCTCTAGACGACTCTACACAGACGGATCTTTCCACGGAGTCTTCTGCTTCCGAAGGCGCTTCTGACACAGCCACCGACGAGGATAGCGAAAGCCCTTCTCAATCGATCGAGGACATGCTGCTGGAGTTCGACGAACAGGAAGGCCTCATCCGCGACCGCTCGCTCCTCGACCCGAACTACGTCGTCTCCGAGGACCGCATCGTCGGCCGCGACGAACAACTCCAAGAAGTCACGAAGATGCTTCGCGTCGCGCTCGGCGACAACCGCCCGCCGAACCTCTTTCTGTATGGTCCCTCCGGCACGGGCAAATCCCTCATCACGAAAGCCGTCTGCAAGAACATCAGCCGCATCTGCGACTCCCGGGACATCCAGTTCGGCACCGTCGAAGTCAACTGCCAGGACCTGGACACGCTCGGCGTGGCCGTCTACGAACTCGCCCAGCAGGCCGCCGACGAGGCCGGCGTCGAGGTCGAAGTGCCGAAACACGGCGTCGCGACCAAGGAGAAGTGGGACGAGCTCTACCGCATCGTCAACGAGAACTTCGACTCCGTCGTCTTCGTCCTCGACGAACTGGACATGCTCGTCGGCCGCCGCGACAAACAGGACCCCGCGTTCTCCCGGCTGCTCTACCAGCTCTCGCGGGCCGGCGCCAGCGACGACCTCACCGCCTACATCTCCGTGGTCGCGATCTCGAACGACACGAAGATGATGGAATCGGTGGGGAGCCGCGCGCTGAGCTCGTTCACTCCCGAGGACGTCCACTTCGACGACTACGACGCCAACCAGCTCCAGTCGATTCTCCGCCGGCGCCAAGACGCGTTCCACGACGGCGTCGTCAAAGAGGAAGTAATTCCGCTGGCGGCGGCGTTCGCCGCGCAGACTCACGGCGACGCACGGAAGGCCATCGACCTGATTCGGGTGGCCGGCGAACTCGCCGAGCGCGAGGGCGACGCGGAGGTCCGCGAGAAGCACGTCCGGATGGCTCAGGACAAAGTCGAGAAGAACCGCGTCCTCGAAGTCGTCCGCGGCATCAGCACCCAGAAGAAGCTCTGCTTGTACGCGACGGCGTCAGTCGCCGCGCAGACGGACGGCGGGACCGCTCGCAGCACGACCGGCTATCAGGTTTACCAGTACCTCACGGAGTCCATCGACGCCGACCAGTACCATCAGGAGACGTACGTGAACAAGATGAAGGAGCTGACGACGTACTCGCTGGTGGACTTCGAGCGCCGCAGCCACGGCCCGAGTTCGGGGATGTTCCTCGAGTTCCAGTTCGGGGAGCGCCCGGAGACCATCTTGGAGACGCTGCGCGAGGACTCCCGCATCGAGATGGTCTCGACGGACGAAGTCGAGTCGGTCGTGAGAGCGCAGGTCCGCCACGAGGCCTAA
- a CDS encoding ABC transporter substrate-binding protein, producing MARRRQLLASSASLITAGLAGCVGNSTDADGTDQPTSTEGDAGTASETADSEAAASDPTPYTVEMEPNDPYTFDAIPETYGVGTSPFIDMGMALGIHPTATTGLERAPLKFYDLLDLGFDESQVTKIASDAESGYDKENFYAADADVWLISRNNIGRYVSWDDSDFEDVESQTGPFLGTTLRFAPQSAVQDEPNPYTMYEAFEKVAKIFQRQQQFQAWQSLHDDLMSTIEDGLPPADERPTVAAIWRGVAPDSGRFRIAPLHRLGNNTKSYYRLGMRDAFEGQYPDGPVGYEELFRADPDYIGAVGGLTSLTHEEFVNTVVEPFENNENGQRLSAVQNGNVIRSGGQYMGPIVDMFSTEAVAKQVYPDEFGEWPGAVGDVPESEQLFDRQRLVDIVNGDL from the coding sequence ATGGCACGCAGACGCCAGTTGCTCGCGAGTAGCGCCAGTCTCATCACCGCCGGTCTCGCCGGCTGCGTCGGAAACTCCACCGACGCGGACGGCACGGACCAGCCGACGAGCACGGAGGGCGACGCCGGGACCGCCAGCGAGACGGCGGACTCCGAAGCGGCGGCGTCGGACCCGACGCCGTACACGGTCGAGATGGAGCCCAACGACCCCTACACGTTCGACGCGATACCCGAGACGTACGGCGTCGGCACTAGCCCCTTCATCGACATGGGGATGGCGCTCGGCATCCACCCGACAGCGACCACCGGTCTCGAACGCGCGCCGTTGAAGTTCTACGACCTCCTCGACCTCGGGTTCGACGAGAGTCAAGTCACCAAGATTGCCAGCGACGCCGAGTCCGGCTACGACAAGGAGAACTTCTACGCCGCCGACGCCGACGTCTGGCTCATCTCGCGGAACAACATCGGTCGCTACGTCAGCTGGGACGACTCCGACTTCGAGGACGTCGAATCCCAGACCGGGCCGTTCCTCGGGACGACCCTCCGCTTCGCCCCCCAGTCCGCTGTGCAGGACGAACCGAACCCGTACACGATGTACGAGGCCTTCGAGAAGGTCGCGAAGATCTTCCAGCGCCAACAGCAGTTTCAGGCGTGGCAGTCGCTGCACGACGACCTCATGAGCACCATCGAGGACGGCCTCCCGCCGGCGGACGAACGCCCCACGGTCGCCGCCATCTGGCGCGGCGTGGCCCCCGACTCCGGCCGGTTCCGCATCGCGCCGCTGCACCGCCTTGGCAACAACACCAAGTCCTACTACCGCCTCGGCATGCGGGACGCCTTCGAGGGCCAGTACCCGGACGGCCCGGTCGGCTACGAGGAACTGTTCCGCGCCGACCCCGACTACATCGGCGCCGTCGGCGGGCTCACCTCCCTGACCCACGAGGAGTTCGTCAACACCGTCGTCGAGCCGTTCGAGAACAACGAGAACGGCCAGCGGCTCAGTGCCGTCCAGAACGGTAACGTCATCCGGAGCGGCGGCCAGTATATGGGCCCTATCGTCGATATGTTCTCCACGGAGGCCGTCGCGAAGCAGGTCTACCCCGACGAGTTCGGCGAGTGGCCCGGCGCCGTCGGTGACGTCCCGGAGAGCGAGCAGCTCTTCGACCGCCAGCGCCTCGTCGACATCGTCAACGGGGACCTGTAG